In the genome of Kazachstania africana CBS 2517 chromosome 6, complete genome, the window AGGTCCCGCAATTGGCGAAGGATATGAGATCCCTAAGTTGCTGGACTGTCTCATTGAATCTGGATTAGTAGTAGAAAACTCATTAGAAAAGGGTGAGGATTCTTCCTTTAAAACAGATTGATCAACGCCGTAATCCATCGCATCAGTAGAGAAACCAGCACGAGCATGGTAGCGGCTAGTTGTACCATAATCCCCCTTTTTGTAAGAACGATCGTAATTCATCCCATAATCATTGGAGCTAGACTGAAAGCTCTTGTAAATGTCACTTTCGCTACCAGTACTGTCGTAATTAACCGAATATGGATCATATCCATTCTTCACTACGGGACTCGTCTGCGGCGATGACTCTTCATCGGAAGAACTGGGCTTGTGTCTTCTGAAGAGgctctttctttttgacttttttcctttcttctTATCTTCTGAATTACTAATGTCATCAATTCCGCCTTTCTCTGAACCATCACCACTGGGCTCAGGCGGCCTACCATACTGCTCATAACCTTCTGGGGCATAATATCTATCCTGGCCTTTATCTCTTGCAAACTGCCCATACGCagcaaattttgttttacGAGTCCTATTAGGATTCTTCACACTTATCCCTCTTTCTAGTAACTCTTCCCGATTCTGCTCTGCAGTCACTGGCTTTGGGGGGCCTACGTTTAATACTTTCTTTATACCCATCGTGTAGTGATATGCAACTTTATTGGGTAATGTGTTCTACaatttaaaagaatatacTACTTTCTATTAAGATATTTGACAATATAACTTCTAACTTCCCGCATTCAACGAAATGCTCATTGcttcttttgatattcGGCCATTTCTTTTTACCGTAAGTAGGGTTTGGCTTTTCCGCATCTTTACTACAGAAAAGGTTCGGACTTTTACACCATAAAGTTGGATGTAAAATGCGGGCTTGCGACAGATAGATAGTGCAGCCAGACTTGCTTCCAATGGTTATTTAATGTTTTATTATAGATACACACATGCTTATTTTCCATTATTTACTCTACATCCATGCATTTAGCCATCATCTACATTTCACGGAATGTATTTTTACTGGCACTTCTTCTACCAGAAAATCTTTGCTTTGTTCTACCGTTATCCTTTTGAGATGCTTCGTCATTAGATTCAACCTGCTTCTTTGTAggcttcttttctttcttcttagGTACAAAAGTTAGCTCTGCTTCACCACGGTGATTACGACGCATTATGGAATCATCCgacttcttttcttgtgCTTCTTTGTCAAGAGCACTTACTTGATCCGCGAATGTTACCTTACTAGATTTATCAGAACTGGAAGAAAGAGAACCCACTTTCATTTCACTCATGAAATTTGCAGTTTGCtcattttctctctttctaCGTTCAATCGatttcaattgtttctgtattttcttttgggtcttttcatctaattctttATCTTCGTCACTCTCAGACTCGCTTTCACTCTCAGcttcgtcttcatcatcgtATGCACCTCTACCCCTCTCTCTCATGgcaattctttcttcatctgaTTCTTCGGCTGCCGTTAGAGCTCTAATACGTTTGGCTGCACCCTCTTCAGTTTCCCTAGCAGATTTGACGGGGTTTAATTGTTTGTAATCATAGTCATTTTCATCGACTTGAAACTCTTCATCCTCGAACATTTCCTTGAAACGATCATCAGTAAGAACTTTGTCTGCAACAGAATCACCACGCTTCTCGGATAATTTATCAACCAATGTCTTATTAACTTTAACTTTAGGTTTTTGTACTGCGCCAGACGATCTAATTCTAgattctctttctttttcaatacgACGTctaatttctctttctctttcgTCTTGATATGCGTTAGGATTGGCAATTAGTGCTAATTTATCATAAAGTTCTGAATTTATGAAGAAACCGTGCATGTAGGCTCTTAAAACCTTTGAACCAACAAGATGGCCAATATTTAACTTCTTAACATCACCCTTTGTAATAAATCTGTAATTAGAGTAAACGGAATCGCTTGGCTTctcttctaattcttctGTTATCGAATCTAAGAATGAACACCAACGTGGCGATGGACCTAAGTTTGGAATATAATATGTATGTAAAGGGATGCCTTCATTTGCTGTAAAAAACATACCAGTACCTGGAATATGTTCAATGTCGTTGATATCAACATTTGGTTCCATTGATGCATATGCCTTACCATCAATTCTGTCCCAAATTTTGGCGCTTCTCTTATCACACgtcaatattttattttcaacaCCACCAATATTGTCTAAccatataattttcttaacCTCGAAACCGTAACCCTGATCCTTAACCATGGCTGGTTCAGATGTACGTAGGTCATATAGGTATGAATAACCATTAGAGGTACCACAAGCGAAGTTAAGACCATCACTCCGGAAACTTGTTGTTGTAACTTGGAATGGATTACTATCGAAATGGTTTTCCAGATATAATTTCGCTACTCTTGAACGTGCTCTTGGATCCCAGAATTCAACAACACTATCTTCTACAGCAACAGAAACCAAACCATTGACCGCATTCATAGAAACATGATTTACACCCTCTGTATCTAATTTAAAAGGGTTTAAAAATCTACCTTGCTCCAAATTTAGCCTATAAAGTTCATTACTACTTGCACCAACGTATAGATCACAGTTGACTTCATTATAAGCTAAACTTCTACCAAATTTGGGGATACGAGTTGTATAGTGAATACCACCTTTATTTTGGAATTGGATACTTCTATCATTCTGTAAATGAACACTTTTAGTCCAATCATCagataaaatcaaaaaatcgATGTTTTCAGCGTCTGTATGTCTATCAAACTTCATCGAGagattatcaaaatcataGACATGAATTTGTGGTTTATATGTACCTGTAGCCATGGCATATTGGCCATCTTTTGTAACtttgattttattagatGCTTCActaaattcaaaatcttgtaTTAATTCCACTCTATTCTGATATTCTAAATCGTTTTTAAGTTCTCTTTTACGCTTCTTGGCGATCCAGTCAGGTAATGATCTCGATACATTTGTACCTGAAACCTGATATACTGAAACATCACTTGCAGAAGTAGACTTTAGAACCATATTTGCCTTACTCTACCAGTgctgaatttttttattgagatgcgatgagatgagcttaaaatttttcagacttttatcatttccaagaaaagtaaaaaaCCGAAGGAGTACGATACGCTACCCGGACAAGTTGATAATACGGAAATTAGCTTAGTAAATATTCCTATGGCATGTGATGTATTAAATGAAAGCGATGATTGATTGGGTAGCATTAcatataaatattcttATATGTTGTTAGAAAAATTCTCAAACTGATCGATATGAATGGATTGCACCCTGCTATTATTTTTGACTCTATTATGGCCTCCtaatatataattcttACCCGTGTTGACAATTTTGTTCTGTGAAGTATTTTGGAAAGAATTCCATAAATTTGTCGTATGAGAGGTGGTGGCAGCACTTGTTGAAGTAGATGCATGATCACGATAAGATGAGTTGAAAGATTCTGAATTATTAAACAAATTGTTATAATTTGGAACAAAGGATTTTGTAATATATGGATCAAATTTGTTTGTTGACGAAGATACTACAGATGAGTTGCGCATTTGCATTGTTTTCGTTTGGTTATCTTCAATGCTGATAAAATCATGCTTATCATCTGGTAAATACATCTCAATTATAGAATTTAGATTCACGGTCATTAATTCGACTGGAGGttgatttaattgaaataCTTGTTCGTAGAATCCTGAATACTTAGACGTACCGTCATTCCAAAGTTCTATGTACGCTTTGAGAGATTGAAGCGACAGTTCATTTTCCTCGCAAAGTTTTATGATTGAAGTATCTTTACTgtggaaaaaaagatgatttagcaaattgattgaaatcTTCTGTAAATATagattttcaatggaaatTCTAGAGacaaatttgatcaaatgATAGATTATAATGTTTTCACTTCCTCCATtgacaaaaattaaattttcaatgactATGATGGAATTGATAAATAGTAATTTGTTGTAAATTAGTGAAATTTTACTTTGATTAGTATTTTGGCTTAATTCATCTGataacaataatgaagTAATTTCTGGAATAAAATAAAGCTCTAAATAATCTCTTGTCAATTGGTAATTGATGTCTGATGTACCTTCTGGATTTTCCAATGGATTGATTTGTAGCTGTTTATATTGTAGCAAAATATTAGTATTGATTAAAATTGTCAAATTGAGACATTTTATTAGCAAAGTAACAATTTGACCAAATGGTAAATGAATCTtgttatcattatcaaagaCAAATAGTGACTTGGAGATTGGGGGAATCGGAGGCAAAATATGTTCATCAAACCATTTTGGAAGCGATAAATTTCCATTGACAAGCTTTAATAGATATCTTGCTAGTAAGAATTGACACATATTAACGATTGCACTCAAGCTTTGTACCGTGCCCATTTTGTTTAACTCTTTGTGAAGAATATGAATTGGGATGGTTTGAATGTTATTTAAAGAGAGGTATAATAGTATGCAGAGGCGCGGTTGTTCTATATAATCGTATTCTGGATGATCGATTATTTCCATTAGTACTCGTAAATTGTTTTCTAGattaatatcaaaagaagatacTATTAGACTCAATGCATTATTATAAGTGGTTTGTGATATCAGTCTTTGCGGTAAGAGAATGATTCTTTGTGCAAATCTctcaataaaatattgatatttcgATTTGTGGAATTCTAGAGATGATGATGTTGCAATGAAAAAATCCATATTCGATTCAACAGTTACTAGATTTGTTAAGCTTTCTTTATAATCATCTAGGGATTGTGGCCtgttatttttcaaataaagtAACCATTGTGGAatccaaattttgattAGAATTGAATCTAGAgataaattcaagaaatcgATGGTCATCAAATCAACGCCttgaaattgttcaattACCTGTACTATAGTATAAAATCCCGGTGTATAACCCGGTGAAGCTCCGTTATAGAACTGCTGAAATGACAACAACGGAGAATTTGGGACAATCAGTGAATTAATGATTAAAGGCTGTAGAAACGgtaaaattgaacaataagcaaataaaattgccaataaatttaaatttctaTGGTATAGATTATtaaatatatctatatcATCCAATTTCAAGCCACTGAAATACTTCGAATCACTGGAGTCAAGATATCGTAGAGaagatatcaattttagaaGTAATGTTTCATCATATTTATCGCCGTTCAGCTTCTTTAAGCTGTTGAAAATCGAACTGGTCAGTGCTTTCTTCGTGTTAGCAGACGAAAATTGGGAACTCATTTGTCCTGATCTATGACCTGCTCAATTATAGATGATCGATTAGCTCTCCAAAATCGCCACTTCTCAAATTGCATCTGGTTGCCTTTTTTTAATAAGtttttctttccatttcGTTTTGCAAAAAGTGAGTACTcacaattttatttttgaaacatcGGAACAACTTTGTCTTGAAGATTggaatttaatgaatgGAAAAGGAGCTGAATGAAGCAAGGGTTAGAGGAGAGGCCAACGTAGAATCGACAAGAAGAACCCTTGTTAGAGAAAAAGGAAggagaaaaagaatttttcttttggaaTTAGGTATATAAAGACTGtgaattgatttttgaTTACAGAATCTGTATACTGAGAGTAGGGGAGGCAGATTTGAATTAAGTCGTTACAAAATATGAAAGCGTTACTGGTTATAGATGTTCAAAACGATTTCCTACCACCAAATGGGTCATTGGCAGTGGCGGATGGTGATAAAATAGTGCATCCCATCATAAAATTGATGCACGATGAGAGTCAAGACTGGCATAGGATTGTTTTCACCAGAGATTGGCATCCAAAGAACCATATCTCTTTTGCCAAGAATCATGGATTACCAgatttctcaaaattcaattacaAATCGCCAAGAAGACCAAGTCAACCTTTGGATACACCTGCAGAGACCAAAGAAGCCACTTTATGGCCCGTACATTGTATTCAAAACACTAGAGGAAGCCAACTTGCGGACGCACTGCtgaaagaagttgaacATAACCATCACAAGATAGTGGATAAAGGGTATTTAAGTGACAGAGAATATTACTCTGCGTTTAACGATATTTGGAATTTCCATAGGactgaattgaatgattatttacaaaaacaTCATATAACGCAAGTTTACATTGTGGGTCTTGCATTGGACTTCTGTGTCAAAAACACCGCAATGTCCGCTGCCAGTTTGGGTTACGAGACTTTTATCATGGAAGACTACTGTAAGCCTATAGATTCAAGTGAGGCAGCCATGAAGGCTTTGCACGAGGACTTGACTGAAAATTACGgtattaaatttatttaacTTTATAAAGTAActaattaattttaattaatcttttttataCACCATTCtaaatataatttgaattcCATGAGTCTAGCCCGGAAATTGTTCCCACTCTCCACCCCCATACCAGGACCAGGGTCAGTAAAAAGTGAATCCAACGAAAAACGAACCCTCGCGTCCCTTGACCTGAAGCGTAACTCTTTGTGAGGGCCAAAAGGCAACATTCTCAGGCAAGCCACTGAACGCCCGGAAAAACTTCCTGGgttagaaaaagaaacctCATCgccaagaaattaaaatagCGTTACCCTCTCCGTGCCTGACACGTTTCTTTTCTCGGCGTGTCCCCCCTGGCGGGCCGAGAAAAGAAATCAGGAACGCTTTTGGCTGGGCCCGTCCGCCTGACCACGAAAGTTTCTCTGCCTTCAACTGCGACGCGCAGCGGAAGTTGCCACCTGTTCGCCCGTTTTAATCCATGTGGTggttctttgaaaaaaaacgTGAAGAAAGCAACCGTAACGTGGCATAGGGCACATGCCCGACGTGGGGACTCCAATCGACTCCTGGACTTAGGGCTAGAATGGATGATTCTAATCAACAGTTGCAGAATTCTTGACAATGATTTAGAGAGACCATCGGCGATTCAATCTagccatttttcttttcctttcgTTTCGACCGTCTAAAGGGctttaaaattttccaacTTTTCCACTCCAAGAAGTAGTTTAAATACACGACATAACCACAAGTATTTAATATACTGtctctctttctctttaCAAGCTTGGACTGtggaaaatatatattcattagGAATTCTTTTGTCACACTTTCTTTTTCGGTACATTCAACAAACAGCAAATATAATAGTACAGCACCAGGAACATCCACAATGTCAGTAGACGCAATTTTTAGCAGGTTCAGCAGcaagagaaaatataaGCTAATATTCATTTCAATAGTAATACTGTACACAGTGATATCCATTCATAACAATAATAAGgcaatttcaagaaaatttgaatcaattaCTGGTAAAATTAGACTACCGACAACTTCACATTTAGATGAcataaatttgaaagaaattgacgTACAGAATTCCGATTTGAAGGAGGAACTGGATTTACGCAAACAGTTGACAATGATGTTCCCATACGATTACACGAAGCCTATCCCCAGAAAAGTATGGCAAACTTGGAAAGTGGGgccaaattcaaaaaaattccCTGAAAATTATAGATCCTTCGAAGAAAAGTGGACTCGTTATTCAGATTCTGCAAGCTTTTCGTATTCATTAATAACAGATGATCATATTTCAGCGTTTTTAAAAAATACATATGGTGAAGTTCCCACGATCATTGAAgcatttgatttattaccAAATAAGATTTTGAAAGCAGATTTTTTTAGATATTTAATATTGTATGCTAGAGGTGGTATCTATTCCGATATGGATACAATTCCTTTAAAGGCTTTGAATTCTTGGCCTTCAACAAATCACAacattctttcaaaattgacGAGAATGCAGCCTCTTCCGGAAAACGAACCGGGACTTGTTGTTGGTATTGAAGCTGATCCTGATAGACCTGATTGGAACGAAAACTATGCTCGTAGAATCCAATTTTGTCAATGGACAATTCAAGCTAAACCTGGTCACCCAGTCTTACGTGAGattatattaaatattACAACTACAACTTTAAACAGCGTAGAAAATAATCTATCGAAAGATATTGACTTACAATTCCCGGAGGATTATAACATTAATTATAGGCATTCGAGGCGTAATGATAAAAGTGTCAAACATAATCAGTTGAAAAACtctaaaaatattgatggGACGGATATTATGAACTGGACAGGTCCAGGAATATTCACTgacataatttttgaatatttgaataatttgattCAGAATAATGGGAATGTTTTCATCATTAATGATCACCTAGATGCCGACGTGACAGATGTGACAAATCCAGCGcaaaaattcttgataAAGATTAAAGAGTCGATGATTAAGCACAAAATCATACCTTgggaatttttttcattaatgacAAAGCCCGTAATTGTAGACGATATTATGGTTTTGCCAATTACAAGTTTCTCCCCTGATGTTGGACACATGGGTGCTAAATCTCAAGGCGATGAGATGGCATTTGTTAAACACATGTTTTCAGGATCTTGGAAAGAGGATGCAGATGGCAATAAGCCAAATTAGATAacatatatttatatagaaACATTAGTATTATAACTTATCATGACAATAGCGGAAGTGATTAGCATGCTTGAGATAGCAAACTTTCTATAAAAAGGTCtaaaaaagatatcaaaTGATACCAGGATTATTTACTTATGAATGAGTTATATAAACTAAATGCCTGAAAATATTAACTGAATAAAAGAATAggaattttgaaaatgttttctttaGGGAGATGGGAACATCCGGAggattttagaaaataacACAAAGgttccttttcttcttctttttctgtttGGATGATACGGGGGAAGAACTCTTTCCAGGAGAATTTGTAGATCGTTTGGGTAATGTAGTTTTCACAGTTTCAGTGGGACGTCTTGAAGTATTTAATGGTTTTGATCTAGGTTTATCTGTTGTTGGGCTAGATTTTTTTGAGTTTTCTGTTGAAGCGATATTGCCATTTGGTCCAACTGAAGTTGATGGAGACGATTTGGTACTTTGGTTTCTTGCATCAGACTTGACaacattttccatttcGTTTCTGATAATTTGTCTTACGACATCTACAAATACTTCATCCACGTTGCTTCTTAGTAATGCACTTGTTTCATAAAATGGTACTTTCCCCCATTTACTGCTGATTTCGATGCCATCTTCGACAGAGATGACCCTTTCATCAGTTAGATCAGCTTTATTCCCTACTAAAACCATTGGTACTTTATCAGAATCCTTAATTCTAAGGACTTGTTCTCTCAATTCCATCAATTCATCCAGTGAACGTTGATCAGTGACAGAATATACCAGTAGAAATCCCATACCTGATTTGATATATAGTTCCCTCATAGCAGTGAATTGAGCAACACCTGCAGTGTCCAAGATCTCTAGATCAAACACTTTATTATCTATCTCTATGGTCTTCCTATACGAATCTTCAATTGTTGGATCATAAGTGTCAAGATAGACACCCTGTACAAACTGCACAGTTAGACATGACTTACCAACACCACCAGCACCTAAAACTACCAACTTATAATCTCTCATCCTCTATAGAGTTCTATAAATCGCCCGAGATGTACTATTGAAGTGGATCGATTGCTAGTACTTGCTGATTCATCTGCTTAAATAATCACTCTgtataattcttttttctcgagaatCCTCCAAGGCTCGAGGAAATCATTTAAAAAAGCAATAtaaacaatttcttttgacTTTTTTAGGCCATGCTTTCCTAAAGCGATAGAGTCGTGTCGATTTCGGGTAAGAAACTCTCCTGATAAGGAAATAGTGCCACGATTCAGAAAACTTGGCCAGTAACGACAGGAATGGGAGCTTCAAATCCTCTGACATTGGTTGTCACATTACTTGATCTTTGGAAGAGCAAGTTTGAGAGGCTCCGTTCCATACTGTATCTGTGGCCATGTTGTAGATGGGAAAGTTACGCGACGATGACTACCTTGAAATCAGCGAGGCTACCAATGAAAGCGTCCAGACGATGCCAAGAATTATATTGCGTTGTTACGCCAACATTCAACTCGACAACGCTACTTCTATTGCTGTACCTTTCCTATAAATTTTCGTGTTCCTTACTTGCTCAGAAGAAGGGATTTACCAAACAACTACATTTGAATTCATGCTTTAGTCGGCACTtttgatcaaattcttAGACTTCAATTGGTAGTGTTTCCTTCCGTAATGCATGCGAAAGAGCTCTCTCGCAATTGCACCGTAACTCGTCTCATTTAGAGGAATCAACATACTTGAAGTACCAAATTTGTGTTATTTTTTCGGTAATAACATCAAGGCGATTGTCCCGTCATTCTCGTTTATAATGAAGCTTATTCAACACGATTCGTTAGTTGTAACGCTGAGCAAATTTAGAGGCAAAAGTCAAATTTTAGCCTTCTATTAACAATTCATATATCCATTCTGTGCCTGAGAGATTATCTAATCTCAGATCAAGGAAAAAAAGTGCCGGACCCTCatcaatatataattctacaaaattgatgatCTCTGGTAACCACTCTAACAGTTCACGTGTAGCT includes:
- the RSR1 gene encoding Ras family GTPase RSR1 (similar to Saccharomyces cerevisiae RSR1 (YGR152C); ancestral locus Anc_4.73) → MRDYKLVVLGAGGVGKSCLTVQFVQGVYLDTYDPTIEDSYRKTIEIDNKVFDLEILDTAGVAQFTAMRELYIKSGMGFLLVYSVTDQRSLDELMELREQVLRIKDSDKVPMVLVGNKADLTDERVISVEDGIEISSKWGKVPFYETSALLRSNVDEVFVDVVRQIIRNEMENVVKSDARNQSTKSSPSTSVGPNGNIASTENSKKSSPTTDKPRSKPLNTSRRPTETVKTTLPKRSTNSPGKSSSPVSSKQKKKKKRNLCVIF
- the VIR1 gene encoding Vir1p (similar to Saccharomyces cerevisiae YGL036W; ancestral locus Anc_4.76), whose protein sequence is MSSQFSSANTKKALTSSIFNSLKKLNGDKYDETLLLKLISSLRYLDSSDSKYFSGLKLDDIDIFNNLYHRNLNLLAILFAYCSILPFLQPLIINSLIVPNSPLLSFQQFYNGASPGYTPGFYTIVQVIEQFQGVDLMTIDFLNLSLDSILIKIWIPQWLLYLKNNRPQSLDDYKESLTNLVTVESNMDFFIATSSSLEFHKSKYQYFIERFAQRIILLPQRLISQTTYNNALSLIVSSFDINLENNLRVLMEIIDHPEYDYIEQPRLCILLYLSLNNIQTIPIHILHKELNKMGTVQSLSAIVNMCQFLLARYLLKLVNGNLSLPKWFDEHILPPIPPISKSLFVFDNDNKIHLPFGQIVTLLIKCLNLTILINTNILLQYKQLQINPLENPEGTSDINYQLTRDYLELYFIPEITSLLLSDELSQNTNQSKISLIYNKLLFINSIIVIENLIFVNGGSENIIIYHLIKFVSRISIENLYLQKISINLLNHLFFHSKDTSIIKLCEENELSLQSLKAYIELWNDGTSKYSGFYEQVFQLNQPPVELMTVNLNSIIEMYLPDDKHDFISIEDNQTKTMQMRNSSVVSSSTNKFDPYITKSFVPNYNNLFNNSESFNSSYRDHASTSTSAATTSHTTNLWNSFQNTSQNKIVNTGKNYILGGHNRVKNNSRVQSIHIDQFENFSNNI
- the ENP2 gene encoding ribosome biosynthesis protein ENP2 (similar to Saccharomyces cerevisiae ENP2 (YGR145W); ancestral locus Anc_4.77) — translated: MVLKSTSASDVSVYQVSGTNVSRSLPDWIAKKRKRELKNDLEYQNRVELIQDFEFSEASNKIKVTKDGQYAMATGTYKPQIHVYDFDNLSMKFDRHTDAENIDFLILSDDWTKSVHLQNDRSIQFQNKGGIHYTTRIPKFGRSLAYNEVNCDLYVGASSNELYRLNLEQGRFLNPFKLDTEGVNHVSMNAVNGLVSVAVEDSVVEFWDPRARSRVAKLYLENHFDSNPFQVTTTSFRSDGLNFACGTSNGYSYLYDLRTSEPAMVKDQGYGFEVKKIIWLDNIGGVENKILTCDKRSAKIWDRIDGKAYASMEPNVDINDIEHIPGTGMFFTANEGIPLHTYYIPNLGPSPRWCSFLDSITEELEEKPSDSVYSNYRFITKGDVKKLNIGHLVGSKVLRAYMHGFFINSELYDKLALIANPNAYQDEREREIRRRIEKERESRIRSSGAVQKPKVKVNKTLVDKLSEKRGDSVADKVLTDDRFKEMFEDEEFQVDENDYDYKQLNPVKSARETEEGAAKRIRALTAAEESDEERIAMRERGRGAYDDEDEAESESESESDEDKELDEKTQKKIQKQLKSIERRKRENEQTANFMSEMKVGSLSSSSDKSSKVTFADQVSALDKEAQEKKSDDSIMRRNHRGEAELTFVPKKKEKKPTKKQVESNDEASQKDNGRTKQRFSGRRSASKNTFREM
- the OCH1 gene encoding initiation-specific alpha-1,6-mannosyltransferase (similar to Saccharomyces cerevisiae OCH1 (YGL038C); ancestral locus Anc_4.74), encoding MSVDAIFSRFSSKRKYKLIFISIVILYTVISIHNNNKAISRKFESITGKIRLPTTSHLDDINLKEIDVQNSDLKEELDLRKQLTMMFPYDYTKPIPRKVWQTWKVGPNSKKFPENYRSFEEKWTRYSDSASFSYSLITDDHISAFLKNTYGEVPTIIEAFDLLPNKILKADFFRYLILYARGGIYSDMDTIPLKALNSWPSTNHNILSKLTRMQPLPENEPGLVVGIEADPDRPDWNENYARRIQFCQWTIQAKPGHPVLREIILNITTTTLNSVENNLSKDIDLQFPEDYNINYRHSRRNDKSVKHNQLKNSKNIDGTDIMNWTGPGIFTDIIFEYLNNLIQNNGNVFIINDHLDADVTDVTNPAQKFLIKIKESMIKHKIIPWEFFSLMTKPVIVDDIMVLPITSFSPDVGHMGAKSQGDEMAFVKHMFSGSWKEDADGNKPN
- the PNC1 gene encoding nicotinamidase (similar to Saccharomyces cerevisiae PNC1 (YGL037C); ancestral locus Anc_4.75), with the translated sequence MKALLVIDVQNDFLPPNGSLAVADGDKIVHPIIKLMHDESQDWHRIVFTRDWHPKNHISFAKNHGLPDFSKFNYKSPRRPSQPLDTPAETKEATLWPVHCIQNTRGSQLADALLKEVEHNHHKIVDKGYLSDREYYSAFNDIWNFHRTELNDYLQKHHITQVYIVGLALDFCVKNTAMSAASLGYETFIMEDYCKPIDSSEAAMKALHEDLTENYGIKFI